The Hevea brasiliensis isolate MT/VB/25A 57/8 chromosome 9, ASM3005281v1, whole genome shotgun sequence nucleotide sequence CCCTTGAATGTTTCCCTAACGGAGAAGTAGGACTGGAGCTTGGGGCGCAGTGATGATTCAAAGTTAGCGATTGTGGAGAGAGACATGGTGTTGCTACATTCCAAGGGTTCGGGACACTACAACCCCAGTTGGCTGGTGCTGGATAAAATGATACTGGAAATCCAGGGGGGCAAAAACCAGGTGGAGCCATTGTAGAGCTCCATGGATAAGACCAAGGAGACCCTGGGAAGCATGCTATTTGAGGTTGAGTTGGAAAGCCTTGATAATTTTTAGTTATTGCAGCTTCTTGTAAACCACAGTTTCCTCCCTTCTCCGATGAATTCGAAGCTGTGAGAGAAGATCCACTTAATCGATCAGCTCCATTATCACTTGCCCCTCCGCAAGAAATAAGAATTCTCTGTTCAGGTCTATGATACCCATTTCGAACGTTGTTCTGTGTTTTCTCTGAAAGGTTCAGTACAGAAGCCACAGATTCACAAAGAGGAGAATCTGAGCCAAAGCTAAGGACGGTGGTGCCGTTTCCTAAAGAGGGGTTATGAACACCATTCACTGCATGAACTTGAGCTGTTCTGAGAGCTTCTGATACCATTATGTGACGGTAATGTGAAGCAGAAGAAGAGCTCTTGTTCTTGCGGCGACCAGCCCCCACAGGCACATTCCTCATGGTTCCTCCAGCAGTCCAGTATCTCTGACAGTTCTTGCAGAAATGGCGTGGCTGGTTAACATTGTAGTTGTTGTAGTAACAGAACTTGGTTTCCATGCTATTACATCGAGGGCATGGAAGTATTTTGTCAGGTTTCTTCAAAGTCTTTTCTTGCGAGTTACTTGTCTCGCTTTGTTCTCCATTCTTGGAGCTTTTCTGGGGTGAAGTTTCTCTCTCATCTAAGCAAGTGTTGGGTAATTTCTCATTAATGCCTGATGATGTTGTTGGATCTTTTGAGTCCTCAGCTACATGATTTGAGGTACTATCTTCCTGTTTATCATCAGCGATTTCTTTTCCTGAGGGTTCCTAAAATTCCAAATGAAAAGTTGCAAAAAAAGAGCAAGAAAGAATGGCTAGTTAACATTCAGGTTCATGTGGAACTCTATTCTAATAAAAAACAGGACAGAAACAGAACACTGATAAAGCTAAAAATACAAGAACTCATCTTGCTAATTGTCAGAAGCTATGGGATCTGATTAAACAAAAATATAGAAAGTGGTGAGCTACAGATTCCCAATATATTCCAGAATTTTAAGTCTATATTTGTTAAAATAATCAGAATCAATTCTCTTCTTTTAGAAGTCTCTCTGAAATGTCCACAAGTTAAGAGAGAAAAGCAGAAAGAAGTTGGCAATATTGAGATGGAACTTGGACAGAGGCATGCATAGCAAGGTCTTTCAAGTATTCTAAAGCGATAATATCATCTTCAAGAATTGTACTTGTACACAGCAATTGCCAAACAATAAATGAACTTAAAAGGGGGAGAAAAAGCAACAAAGAAGCTCTAAGTTTCCTTATAAATTAATCAATATCAGAGAAAGAAACATACCTGATTCCATTGGTGGGCTTCTTGTTCGCTCGCAAGCGAAGTAGTAGTATTCTCATCGGAGGAGTCCTCAAGTTGGGCTGCAGGACCTACAGCTGCTGCTGAAGAAGACTCATTAGGAGAAGAAAGGTCTGCAGGGTGATGGAAAAGCGGCAATGGAATGGTCTTGCCAAAGAGCTTTATCGTAGTGTCTTTCAAATCCGACATTTTCTTGAAGCTGTGACAGTggaggaggaagaggaagaaagggGAGGAGGAGGAGGACTTGAAAGGTGGAAGACGTAGTTGGTAAATAAAGAAAGGAGGGGAATGCCACATCAGCAAAGGAGGGAAGGTTTTGAGCCACAAGTTTATGTGGCCTTTGAGA carries:
- the LOC110648574 gene encoding cyclic dof factor 3, whose translation is MWHSPPFFIYQLRLPPFKSSSSSPFFLFLLHCHSFKKMSDLKDTTIKLFGKTIPLPLFHHPADLSSPNESSSAAAVGPAAQLEDSSDENTTTSLASEQEAHQWNQEPSGKEIADDKQEDSTSNHVAEDSKDPTTSSGINEKLPNTCLDERETSPQKSSKNGEQSETSNSQEKTLKKPDKILPCPRCNSMETKFCYYNNYNVNQPRHFCKNCQRYWTAGGTMRNVPVGAGRRKNKSSSSASHYRHIMVSEALRTAQVHAVNGVHNPSLGNGTTVLSFGSDSPLCESVASVLNLSEKTQNNVRNGYHRPEQRILISCGGASDNGADRLSGSSLTASNSSEKGGNCGLQEAAITKNYQGFPTQPQIACFPGSPWSYPWSSTMAPPGFCPPGFPVSFYPAPANWGCSVPNPWNVATPCLSPQSLTLNHHCAPSSSPTSPLGKHSREGKILNPAHSEDPSERSVLIPKTLRIDDPSEAAKSSIWATLGIKSSDKTNFNGGGLFKGFRSKNEDRNYIAETSPLLHANPAALSRSLKFQEST